The Trichocoleus desertorum ATA4-8-CV12 genome includes the window TCACCACCTTGCGTGCACAAGATCGTCGAGTGTTGGATTATTTGGTTGAGGCTTGTCGGGCTGCTCGTCAAGGTCTGCCTGTACCATCCCTGATACCCACTGATAGCGGCACCCCCTGAACGATTACCTTTTTGATAAAGCTTTGTTTTATTTGAGAAGATTATAAGTAATGGCTGATTTAACGGTGAATGTTCTTTTCATGAAGTCTAAAGAAGTGGGATGTAGTGCAGCCTTGTGGGAGGAGAGTAACGGATGCAACGAAATACTGTGAGTGACGAACTAGAGGCGTTGTTACCCCTAGATGGGGTCGCAATTCTCGTCATTGAAGATGACCTTGAAACCTTAGCTCTGTTTGATTTGTTTTTAACTCACTTGGGCGCTAAAGTCCTCACCGCTGTAAACGTAAAAACAGCGCTTCAAGCAGTGGCAGAATGTCAACCAGATATTCTGATTAGTGACCTGCAGTTACCCGACGGTAGTGGCTACGAGCTGCTCGATACCGTTAGAAACCTTCAGGCAGACTCCTGTAAATTTATCCCTGCGATCGCGATGAGTGGATATAGTACTCGGCTTTCAGAACCTGCTTACAATCGAGGAGCTGTAGCCTGGGGTTTTCAAAAGTTTTTGTCTAAACCTTTCAATATTGATGAGCTAATTGGCGCGATCGTGAATTTCACCAAAAATACCAGTCAAGCAACCTATCCTTACTGCTGGATCTAACCTGGAAGTGGGAGGCGGAGGGGTAAAGGCAGCGGTATCAATAGCATTCCTTAATGTGCATAATTCTTTATTGTTCTTTTGATCTGGAGGGTATAGTTCTCTGTGGCCTTCTCAACGCTTGCTCTGACTGACTCTGCCATACCACGTCATGGATAAAGCTTAGATAAAGTTGAGCTGAACTTGAGTTAGGCGAAGGCTTATTCTGAATAAACCCAGCGTTTCAGGACAATTCAGAGCAATTTACA containing:
- a CDS encoding response regulator — encoded protein: MQRNTVSDELEALLPLDGVAILVIEDDLETLALFDLFLTHLGAKVLTAVNVKTALQAVAECQPDILISDLQLPDGSGYELLDTVRNLQADSCKFIPAIAMSGYSTRLSEPAYNRGAVAWGFQKFLSKPFNIDELIGAIVNFTKNTSQATYPYCWI